GGGCCGGAGGCCAGCAAGCAGGGCATCGGAACAGAATCTCTCTTCTTTGAGAAGgtgacttttgtttttcatgtgtgcTGTGTCtcatgtttgtgtgaatgtgaaagaAAACGTTAACCAAATGAATTCGAAGGCAGGAGGAAATAACTAAGAAAGAATTACAAATGTTTTACAGCCATTTGTCTCATCACGTGTCTAATAATTGGTTATCTATAGTTTGATATTCGTACGGCTTCGGTCAAGTACAGTTTTCCGCGATAACTACGACTCAGTTTTGTTGCGgtactttaaatgttttatgtaacACACATTATTCTTCATTTTGATTTGTCACTTTAGGTGCGCAAAGCCTTGCGAAGTGCAGAAGTCTACAACAACTTCCTGCAATGCCTGGTCATCTTTAACCAGGAGGTGATCTCCAGGGCGGAACTAGTTCAGCTGGTGTTGCCCTTTTTAGGGTGAGTACGCCGTCCTCTCACCTGGAGAagaatcaaatatttaatttctttacagtttaatgtgtctaaatgttttcactttaatTTGTCAAACAGGAAATTCCCAGAGCTGTTCAACTGGTTCAAAAACTTCTTGGGATATCGGGAAATGTCCCACGTCGAAGCGTACCCCAAGGAGAGGGCCACCGAGGGCATCGCCATGGAGATAGACTACGCCTCCTGCAAGAGACTGGGTTCCAGTTACAGAGCTCTGCCCAAAAGCTACCAACATCCCAAGTGCACCGGCAGAACTCCACTTTGTAAAGAGGTGAgcgggagaaaagaagagaaatatcGTCATTAACAATGTTGCGATTTGGGTTTTGAATCAAATCCTGTGACAGTTTCACTCATTACAAGATGAGTTGTCTTGCTGTTTGTCCAATTCGACTTTAAAGATGACACCGtgttttgtttctgcttttcCCAGGTCTTAAATGACACCTGGGTCTCCTTCCCCTCCTGGTCTGAGGACTCTACATTTGTCAGCTCCAAGAAGACTCAGTACGAGGAGCATATCTACCGATGCGAGGACGAGCGCTTTGAGGTGAGAGGGGGCTTAGACGTCTTTCTTTtggctttttcatttctacttTAAAATTCCTCAGTGGTTTACGGTAATAGATAGCAATGTTATAGAGCATATTTTTCCCCATGGTTTACAACTTCGGGGGGGTGTAGTTGTCGGGCAAATGGTTCAGCCGACCGGGGGGAGGGGCGTATTAGTTGGCCGAACAGGGTAGTCACTCTCTGCCACGCTGCTGCGAGCGCTACAGGGACTCATTCGCGACATATTAATGTCAGTGTGGAACTGCCGTGCGTGgaaaaataacaagaaaaaaaatgtgtagaATGTTTTTCCCAACAAAAtcttaatatataaaaataaatatatagatatacggGTATATACATTTTGTGGttgttggatttcttttttgtgttgaattgcacatttttttcaggggggggcggggggcgcccccctgttataatggtaggggaaacactgagagTAGCACTCTAGAAGCTCCATCTAGTGGACAGCGGAGGTACTGCCAAATGGTTTGATTAAATTAAGAAAATCTTttcatttataataaataaagctGACTATTTTTCAGCAATTCTCTTTGAAACCAGCTGCAGGTCAAATGCAGCACCACTCAATTGAATGGGTTTGTGAGTCAGAAAAGGCGATGTGGTTGCCAACCCCGCCCTTGttaaacctttattttttattttattaaagataaaggtcacgcacacactgcaTTGGATGTAAAAAATCTccctgttttctctccctcagttGGACGTGGTACTGGAGACAAACCTGGCGACCATCAGACTGCTGGAGACGGTACAGCGGAAGTTGTCCCGAATGTCAGCGGAGGAGCAGGCCAAGTTCCGCTTGGACAACACGCTGGGCGGCTCTTCAGAGGTCGTGCACCGCAAGGCCATCCAGAGGATATACGGAGACAAGGCGCCCGACATCGTCGATGGCCTGAAGAAGAACCCGGCGGTTTCTGTCCCCATCGTGTTGAAGAGGTGCGAGTCCCCAACTCACTCCTTTTCCAAACGTCCTTTTAACAATCCGATTTGTGTATTTGGATGCAGAGGCACACACGTGATTCGACTCCCGCCTTCTTCCCCGACCAGGTTAAAGACCAAGGATGAAGAGTGGCGGGAAGCCCAGCGAGGCTTCAACAAGATCTGGAGGGAGCAGAACGAGAAGTATTACCTCAAGTCCCTCGACCACCAAGGCATCAACTTCAAACAGAACGACACCAAAGTGCTTCGATCCAAGTCGCTGCTGAATGAAATCGAAAGCATCTACGATGAGGTGAGTTCCTGTCTTCTGTACCAGCGCTGATACAAAAATGTGATATCGTAACTCTCCGAGAACCAGACTTGCCTCAAGGTCGGCGTCACCAAAAACTGTCGATTTGTTCTCGCTCCGCAGCGCCAGGAGCAGGCGTCCGAGGAGAACGCCGGCCCGCCCGCCGGCCCCCAGCTGACGCTGGCGCACGAGGACAGCCAGATCCTGGAGGACGCGGCGGCGCTCATCATCCACCACGTCAAGCGGCAGACCGGCATTCAGAAGGAAGACAAGTACAAGATCAAACAGATCATCCACCACTTCATCCCCGACATGCTGTTCTCCCAGAGGGGCGAGCTCTccgacgtggaggaggaggaggaggaggagctggaggaggagctggaggaggatgaggagacgcACCCGGAGGGAGGCGCGTCCAAAAAGCACAACGGCGTCCCCGGCGGCGGGAGCCCCTCCAAGTCCAAGCTGCTGTTCAGCAACACGGCGGCGCAGAAGCTGCGCGGCTGCGACGACGACGCATACAACCTCTTCTACGTCAACAACAACTGGTACATCTTCCTGCGGCTGCACCAGACGCTGTGCTCGCGCCTGCTGCGGCTGTACGGCCAGGCGGAGCGACAGATCCAGGAGGAGGTCAAAGAACGGGACTGGGAGAGGGAGGTCCTGGgactgaagaaggagaagagcgaCAATCCGGCCACCCAGCTGCGACTGAAGGAGCCCAGTGAGTGACGACCGGCTGTTTCTCTCGTGTTGTTAAAGGGACCGGAAAGAGGTTTTCTGTTTGCTTGGGTCGTTATTTCCGCGATTAAGCCGACGTCACTACGGCCCAAATCTCCCACAACTGCCCCTTTTCAGCATGAACCAGACTGAAGCGTTTTATTTTGCTTTCCagtcagaggtcttcaacagggggtccacgACCCCCAaggggtccgcgaaggtactgcagggggggggggtcgcgaaatttttggttgataagacaattttttaaaacaatttcttcccccacaaatgtaaatgtcttcagaatcagaattgtatttatggtctttaaatacacatcaacatgaatccaacatattgaagcgagcggatgaattgatggagaagacgttatctgtcagtctGCAACTCACAcactcagcttccctcagcagctctcaagctacTGACATCTGGGAAACGTTTTTCTGAGAGAAGGTCTATATTTGAAGGGTTTCACTCGTATAAATTACATGAATTCATTTAGCGAATGAAACTTAAAAAACATACCGACTATTGAGCTAGAAATCACTCATTTTGTGAAATTGAACTGGTGCCTTAATGAGCGCCGCCTACTGGAGACGGTTGATGGAAATGTGCCGATCAAAACAACCTTCTGCTTTTGCTCTTCTCTCCAGTGGACATCGAGGTGGAGGATTACTACTCAGCCTTCTTGGAGATGGTTAGGAATTTGCTGGATGGAAATATGGAGGCTTCCCAGTACGAAGACTCCCTGAGGGAAATGTTCACCATTCACGCTTACACGGCCTTCACAATGGACAAGCTCATCCAGAGCATCGTCCGGCAGGCAAGCATCCCGCGGTCCTCTCCCCCTGCAGGGCTCTCGTGTCACACGGCTGTTTTAAAACCATTCCTTCCCTCCACCCAGCTCCAGCACATCGTGAGTGACGAGATCTGCATCCAGGTAACGGACCTCTACCTCTCGGAGAGCGCCAGCGGCGCCAACGGAGGGACGGCGTCCACCCAGTCCTCACGGAGCCCCGCCGAGGCCACGTATCAGCGGAGAGCCGAGCAGCTCATGTCGGATGagaactgcttcaaggtaaacGCAGAAAGCTCCTACGGTCACTGGAAGATTCGGGTGTGGGAGAGGTGATGCAATTGGACTTTGGATGATGACACCACGCGCAGAAGTTTTCGAAAATAGCGAAATTATCGTTCATTTCAGGAGAAGTTGTTCTGTGAGTCCTGAAAGTGTGAGGGTTTCTTacatttgtgcatgtgtgcaacCAATAAATCTCAAAtttagattttaaaatattaacaaatCAGCCGGCCTGTTGAATGTCAATGTGAGGTCTCACTGATTATGTGTAAAAGCAGCTGCAGGCCAACTGCCCCCCACATGCATATACCCCTCCTGATGTCATGGGGGGGTGCATCCGCATAAGTGAGAGATTTACAAAGAACAGAAAGACAACGTTCgccttttaaaaaacactttcctCCTCGTCACTTTCTCAGGTGATGTTTTCGAGGAGCAGGTCGCAGGTGCAGCTCACCGTGGAGCTTCTGGACACCGAGGAGGAGAACTCAGACGAGCCCATGGAGGCCGAGGTGAGAAACCGACAGTCAGGAGTGCGACGGCTGGCGGACGGGCCGGATTAGAAGGactttttgcttttgactaGTCCTGACTTCCCACATTGATGTTTAGTTACAGCGAGTGATTCTCATTGGCTGTGTGTTACATTTGAGTATCGTCTTCATATCAATGAGGAAACTAAACATCCAGCggaataaatgcaaataaaaatctgttttgTCTGGTAAGAGGGTCTACTTTTCCAGCTGGAGTGGAAAGACTAGTCAGGATCTACTGCCAACCTTTTGGTGATATTGTTTGATTGTGCGTTGCGCCTGTCCTTTGTCCTCAGCGCTGGTCGGATTATGTCGGACGCTACTTGAACCCAGATTCCACCACACCCGAGTTGAGGGAGCACCTCGCTCAGAAGCCCGTTTTTCTTCCCAGGTGAGTTTTCATATCGGTTTTGGTCAAAAATCGCAATCATACTTTTGAATTGTGAAAGCAGTTTTATGTCTTTTGACGCAGAGAACATAGGGTGATGTTAATGGTaaggactttttattttactgcataacatcagacagtgtCCAAGTAAACCAAACGGCACTGCTCACGTAAAGGTCAGGTGCCAAAGTCGAACACGAGTCCTCCTCGTTGATCGGTTGGTTCTGACACGTTCCTCTCCTCCCGCCAGTCGCTCTCATCACGTTGTGTCTTTGCACTCGCGACCAGGAATCTGAGACGGATCCGGAAGTACCAGAAGGGCTGCGAGCAGCTGGACAAAGAGGCGCTGGAGGGCGGCAAGAAAtccctggagaaggagaagatggagtgCATGTTCAAACTCAACTCCTACAAGATGGTGTACGTCTTTAAGTCTGAGGATTACATGTACAGACGCACCGCCCTGCTGCGAGCTCACCAGGTACTGAACAACCCGCTCTGGATACAGGAGGATTTATTATTTGACCTTTCGTAAAACCTTTTTACCAAGAgataaaaatgtttcatatcaacatgtgtgtcttttctttttaaacaagcAATCCAATAGTACcatatattacaaatatttcagTCTGATTGTTGCCTGTTCAAACGGTTTAGTTTGCTTTATCGATAGTGACTCTCACATCTACACATGCAAAACGCAGGTTGAGCCAGCAGCCGCCAGATGTGAGCGGGATCCGTCTCTGCTTCTCACAGAGACATTGAGGACTCCGTACAGTCCGTTGAGCTTCAGTGTTAAAGATGGTCTCTGTTAAAGTCACCGTCCACCTTAACGACCTCCCGCTTCCTTCCGCAGTCACACGAGCGGGTGAGCACGCGGCTGCACAGGCGCTTCCAGGCCTGGGTGGACACGTGGGCCCAGGAGCACGTGACCGGCGACATGGCCGCCGAAACCGACAAGTGGCTGATGGGCGACGCGCGTGAAGGCCTGCTGCCCTGCTCCACCAGCCGCCAGCCGGAGGTCCTGCACTTCGTCAACATCAACAAGTACCGCGTCAAGTACGGCCCGCCCGGCAAGGCGCCGTagccgagggggggggtttcgaCCCGGGAGGGAGGTTGACGTGTCTGAAGTCGAAACAGGTTCGGGAGTGGAGGTCGGGGACGAGGgcttattaatgtgtttttagggTCGACGTGGGAGCACAGTTAAGCTGGCTGCCGTGTACGTTGCACCCGGGGCGGCAGGATTACTGATTTTACCAGCGTTTTTAGCTGGGCCCAATTTTTTCCGCTGGGCCTTTGGTGCCAAAACGAATATGAATTGTCACTACCTAGTCGCAGGCCGGAGCTCGTACCAGCACTCTGAGCCGCTCCTCACATCCCCCGAGCTTCTAGCCGGCTGCCAAGTACACGATGGGCACATCGGAGGTGGAGTGgtgcttttttttgtacttttgtcaCAACCGAGCTTCGGTTTTGATTTCTTTCAAGTGACAGATTTTGTCCGTCAGAGTACGAAGCCCCACCGAGGTGAAACAATCATACAGGGATTTCTTTTATGTTTAGTGTTCTTCTACAGTATCCGTGGAGAAACAATATGGTGGACAAGTGCACTTATTTAGAAAGGGTTTGGAGGGTTTTGGATGGGAGCACAACAGAGCGTGAGAGATGTGACTCTGACATTCCTGCCATTACGTTCGTATCACAAGACGCAACGAGGctcactcttcctcctcggAAACACACGGCAGCATTATTAGAATCGGTGCCTGAGCCTCAAACTGGGCGGTCGGGTTTACGTGAAACAGCACTGTTACAAaagctaaaataataataataatcacaaccTCACAACACTGTTTGGTCTCAGACTGTAAGGTTGTAACCTTCCTGTATGTCAGATACTGACGTGTATTCCAGTATGtcttgtatgtgtatatatctatatagatatatatatgtatagttcTATTAACACGAATGATCCTCGCCGCCCTGGATgtcaacctttttaaaatgccCTCTGCCAACACACCAGCTTgtacgcgcacaaacacacacgcgctggTCTCATTCTGGGAGGACTGTCCACATGCCGCTCATGTTGTAAATACACTGTATATAGTCTCAGACTTTTTATGACAGATCTGTGTTGTGCTAGTAAACTTTCCAAGCTTACTGTGGACTTTAGTGATGGATGACTAAAGTTAGTATGTacatgaaaaagacaaatgcaagaccatttattacagtttttacCAAAGGGAGTTGTTTATgaaatagctgttttttttcacccTTTGTGTGTTCCTTTAtgtatttactttttaatttctGTAGTAAAAAATGTGGAATAGTAGAAATGTATCCAGGTCTTTCAGTTTTTAAACTGCAAATAACATGTTTTCTTCTGAATGTGAGATTtggctggttaaaaaaaaaaaaaaagaagaagaaaccccccccctctcccatttGACAACCAAGAGCGTCCGTGATGATGTGGGGATTATTTAATCTCATCACGTGAATAGACTGGATAGATTTCTGCTGCAAACGTTCAGCCACAGCATATTTTTGATAATGGAAGAAGTCACACGAGCATGTCTTTAGTCCATTTATTTAGACGTtatttaaagtaataataaaaatgatatttGTAGCCTATGGAGCGCTCTGTGCAGTTGTTGATTGAGTTTCTTCTTTCCCCACTTTACCTTCATTCGTTTGTGTTTCAGtggacaacaacaataacaggcCTCCCATCAGTGCAaaccaacatgttaaaaataGCAAGGAAGGAAGAAGCGCAGCACACCGATTCAACGTGTGTAACACacaatatttcctttttaataacTAGTCTTTGTATACTGAAACCACCAGTGTGCTCATTGTACCAGTTGTACAAGATTGTTCAGCTTCATCCTCTATGAAATGCATGAGGCTTAAATCTGTCATTATGCATTCttgaaaagccttaaaaacacGGACGTCTTTTTTTAGAAGGTTTAAAGAGTCATGTTTCAGTTACAAAGGTCTGATATTTTCCTCAtgctgctaatgctaatgctggTAATGTTATTAAATTTTCTAAACTAGGTTGGAATGGACTTCATATTGTGGAGTTTGTCCGCTGTGATGCACCGCCGCGTTGCTACGGTAACCCAGAACGGATGAAACAAAGCTCTATCTCGCCACTAGATGCTGCCAAAACCTACACATTGGAAGTTAAATGCGTCATAGTGAATTGGTTGGTTCATCCATTTATTCTCTTCTCAAGATCCAGTTCAGTTATTTATCCAATTACTTTGTATCAGAAATCTTATTTATTCTGTTTACTGAAAagtcgagtccaggctgccccatgttccatgtcgaagtgtccctgagcaagacccctaattgctccccgggcaaaaatgtgaaaaagccatgggtttaaagtgtaatgtaagtcgctttggataaaagtgtctgctaaatgacctgtaatgtaatgatcgCAATGACTTCAGTTCCCAAATCTGTGGAGACTGTTGAGGTCAAATGAATCCACAACAAGACATGTAGAGACGGAGAAAAAGAAAGCTTCAAACAATGTTTTCCCCTCCAGATCTGTCCTCCATCTGTAATTGTGCACCtacacgttttgtttttttacactggTGAATATTAAGCTTGACAATTCAAAACATCTAAAGCTTTTATAACTGGTTATTAGTCAGCCTTTCGAATGAACTTTTACAAAATACATATTCAATTTTTCAGAAACAAAGTGCATTCTGGGTACGACTATGGGATGCAATGTTAAGCCATATtatcttctttcctttttaaaagtcaCTCATACGGAAGTCAAAAGGTCCTGAAGAGTCAATGTAACTATATGTACTTTATCATAACATTATGTgtataaatattttaacttcTCAAATTGCCAGTAGAGACCTGAGACTGAGCTGTTGagagatggacacacacacacacacacacacacacacacacacggtcaggtCTCTGTGGGTGGTCCCACACACATTGTACGGTGAGAGCAGAGGGACTGAACATCTCCCCAAACCCAAACACCACCTCCTGTACAGTACCTGCAGCCTCAGCCTCTTAACAAAgcactcagagacacacacacacacacacacactctttaccTTCTTGGCCGTCTTGCTGCTGAGGCCCTGAGGAGCAGTGAGGCTGTCCGATGCCAGCAGAGCCCTTCACGCCTCCCACTGGCAGAGCTGACAATAAGTTCCTctaaagcaccccccccccccccctcctcctcctcctcctcccactaaAATCTCTCCTCTGCGTAATTCCTCCCTTGGAGTGCACACTCCTGAACTTCCCACAGCTTTCAGCTGGCGGCCCTTCTGCTACTTCTGACTCGCAGAGCGGAGCCATTGTCGGGACTACAGAGCGCCGCTGTCCCTGCAGCTCCACAGTGCAGAGCCATGACCTCACCGAGCGGGACCACCTACATTCCTCTACTTCTTTCTGGTGTTTGGGGAgttctgttctttttattttttttaaagtgttttgttgtatttcaaaGTTCAACAAGCTTCCAGTCTTTTAACAGAAGAGTACAACATCTTGAGTTACTAGGCCGGTACTTCCTGTAGAAGCTCTCCTGATTAAATAAAGCACTAATTGCAGGTTCTGCTGAATACGGACAGATaatccaaaatgattttgatttTTCAAATGGGTTCATAAGGTTTTGAAGAGCGACGGGTTAGAATAATAAGCAGCACGAATTGGAGCAGCTATAAATAACACAAAGCGCTAATCTCTTCTTATTTCACATATCTTCTCTGGTTTGCATCCATCCAGAGGCAGTTCTCCGGTCCTCGTGAGAGCATCTTTCTCTGCACGGCGGCGGATGTCGCCCAGCTGAAGTGTCTCGATGATAAACCCTGcaggctcctctcctcctgtaaAAGGATTAGTGACGTCTGGCACTCTTTCACACATACACCTCTCCAACATCTGTTTGAGTCTTAAATGTCCATTTTACACGCAGAGGACAAACACACCAATGTCCCTTATCCTGCCCCCAGGGGACCCGGATGGATATCTTCTGTTTTTAAACCTTTATTAAAGGTTGCGGCGTCTGAAAGGTAGAGAACACAACGCACCACGTGGCTCCACAGATGGAGCAGTGTTTTGACAACTGTTGCACGGATAGCAGTGAAAAGGATGGCGTGGTGGGAGCGGGACGATTTGGGGGAAGGACGCAGCGGACCTGATGAGACCCAACCAGGATTCAGTGATCAAACCGAATCACAGGCCTTTCCATCACGGGCTGCAGCGTATTCAAAGAGTCCGCGGTTTGAAAAGATGATCAATCCTTCTGTATTTATTACATCCGTCGCTGTGGAAGGCAGTGAAATAATCGAGTCTAGCAGCAAGTCTGCACTTTGTACTCTTCTCACACAATGAAAGCATCAACATTACCCATCGGGACGTGTGTTTAGAATAACATTAAAACTAACCGGTGAATAATGTTCGGATTAGCAGAGGCAGACTGCGTGACGAGAATGATGTGATGTGAACTGTCGCTGGTCGGCTGAAACTGAAATGTAGATTGTCCCTGAGTGACAAAGGGACAATGCCCTGCGTGACAAAGGCGGCAAAGAAATGTTAGAGAATTAACTATTAATATCTTAAACGGTGCAGAAATTAAAGTTTCTGCACCGTATAAAAGGTGAACCTCGCGTTTAGAATATTTATCCCAGAAATGTTAATATTATAAAGTATAACCCTGTGTTAGCCGTGTAATACAGTCAAAAGGTgtgaaaatgttgtgttttgcgTCGTCATCATGTTTGTTCCGGTCTTCTCTTAGCAGACATCTGACGGATGCTCTGAAGATGTGCGTGTCGCCTCCTCAGAAACCATTCATTGAGACCTGAGCGTGACTAAATACTGTCTATCCCAAGAAGAGTCTTTGGGGGACGTGGGAGGcacaaagcatgctgggaactCACTCTGCTGTGTTCATGTGCAAGGTGGACGTTGCATGCGCTGCGTGCTAAACCTTCTCCACCAGCGTGGAGGGTTAGTCAGCACCACCTTTTAGGCCTCACTGTCTAATGTTACGGTTGTATTGCCTTTTTAATTACGTCAAGCAACGGATTAAAGCGGATTCTGGGTTGCCAGGTTGTAAAGGAATCTCATAAGCAAATGTTCATTGTTCTAATTTCCTAATAATGTCCTGTGTGTCAATAGGACGGGTCACCAAAGCTAAGAAAATAAGTTGCACTAATTAGTCTTATTTTCCAGGACATTCAATGGGCCTTTTTTCCGTGTATGCGTCACAAAACCCACTCAGGTCGTAGGAGAAGCTGGACTGGGACACCAAGTGGGGACGAGGAAGGACACTTTTGTTTAGTCTCTTGCGAGCGGCGTTGTGCTCCGCTGTGCTCACAGAGGCTCCTCTGTTTGGGGCCCTGAGGAGAGCAGTGAGACAGGCGGAGGGGCCCCTTCCCGACcaaatggagcacaaacacaacaatccCTTTATCCGGCCCGCTTGGACCTGCCATCTGAACGGCGGCTTGTCACCGAATTAACATCGCAGCGGGCGCGCGCCCTGGCCCTTGCTTCCCGGAGCATTGTGGTGCGCTCGGGAGGAAACTCATCCTTTCACAGGGTACCGGGTCAAAAAGCAGGCCGCGTAGACGCGCCCCTGCAGCCTTGGCGCGGAGGAATGGGAACCGTCGCCGTGCCGCTGGGTCGGTCCTTTTTAATCCCTGGCAAGCCGCGAAGGACACAGACAGATTGGCCTTTTGGTTTTTGATGTTGTGCCACTTTCTCGCCATACTCAACCCCCCGCCATGAGGACCAGGACTAGA
The DNA window shown above is from Gasterosteus aculeatus chromosome X, fGasAcu3.hap1.1, whole genome shotgun sequence and carries:
- the sin3aa gene encoding SIN3 transcription regulator family member Aa isoform X1, with protein sequence MSNSRSLGSHQNEFIMKRRLEDQETVFASQQQRLAGNAEAFQHRVLAPAPPPAVYEAVSDNMQPTAGPQYSVPQAYQVSLLSQVSNVAQNSGGHSHTPNPAIHVGSHHHGPAVQTLGPSVMSGHSHTAAPQASPQGQQFQRLKVEDALSYLDQVKLQFGNHPQVYNDFLDIMKEFKSQSIDTPGVISRVSQLFKGHPELIMGFNTFLPPGYKIEVQSADLVNVTTPGQIHHITPHGISVQNIPITGAATLHPPQLPATTALPPPTQPPPAKMSKPLPPQASTPSSQSNPSIPAYTSPRSPPMLLLPPLSGTPTGTPTGPPTQNNQPVEFNHAINYVNKIKNRFQGQPDIYKAFLEILHTYQKEQRNAKEAGGNYTPALTEQEVYAQVARLFKNQEDLLSEFGQFLPDANSSVLLSKTTAEKAESVRNDHGGTAKKLQLNNKQRPNQNGCQIRRHPAPGTTAPAKKKPKLLNLKDSSGPEASKQGIGTESLFFEKVRKALRSAEVYNNFLQCLVIFNQEVISRAELVQLVLPFLGKFPELFNWFKNFLGYREMSHVEAYPKERATEGIAMEIDYASCKRLGSSYRALPKSYQHPKCTGRTPLCKEVLNDTWVSFPSWSEDSTFVSSKKTQYEEHIYRCEDERFELDVVLETNLATIRLLETVQRKLSRMSAEEQAKFRLDNTLGGSSEVVHRKAIQRIYGDKAPDIVDGLKKNPAVSVPIVLKRLKTKDEEWREAQRGFNKIWREQNEKYYLKSLDHQGINFKQNDTKVLRSKSLLNEIESIYDERQEQASEENAGPPAGPQLTLAHEDSQILEDAAALIIHHVKRQTGIQKEDKYKIKQIIHHFIPDMLFSQRGELSDVEEEEEEELEEELEEDEETHPEGGASKKHNGVPGGGSPSKSKLLFSNTAAQKLRGCDDDAYNLFYVNNNWYIFLRLHQTLCSRLLRLYGQAERQIQEEVKERDWEREVLGLKKEKSDNPATQLRLKEPMDIEVEDYYSAFLEMVRNLLDGNMEASQYEDSLREMFTIHAYTAFTMDKLIQSIVRQLQHIVSDEICIQVTDLYLSESASGANGGTASTQSSRSPAEATYQRRAEQLMSDENCFKVMFSRSRSQVQLTVELLDTEEENSDEPMEAERWSDYVGRYLNPDSTTPELREHLAQKPVFLPRNLRRIRKYQKGCEQLDKEALEGGKKSLEKEKMECMFKLNSYKMVYVFKSEDYMYRRTALLRAHQSHERVSTRLHRRFQAWVDTWAQEHVTGDMAAETDKWLMGDAREGLLPCSTSRQPEVLHFVNINKYRVKYGPPGKAP
- the sin3aa gene encoding SIN3 transcription regulator family member Aa isoform X2 — its product is MKRRLEDQETVFASQQQRLAGNAEAFQHRVLAPAPPPAVYEAVSDNMQPTAGPQYSVPQAYQVSLLSQVSNVAQNSGGHSHTPNPAIHVGSHHHGPAVQTLGPSVMSGHSHTAAPQASPQGQQFQRLKVEDALSYLDQVKLQFGNHPQVYNDFLDIMKEFKSQSIDTPGVISRVSQLFKGHPELIMGFNTFLPPGYKIEVQSADLVNVTTPGQIHHITPHGISVQNIPITGAATLHPPQLPATTALPPPTQPPPAKMSKPLPPQASTPSSQSNPSIPAYTSPRSPPMLLLPPLSGTPTGTPTGPPTQNNQPVEFNHAINYVNKIKNRFQGQPDIYKAFLEILHTYQKEQRNAKEAGGNYTPALTEQEVYAQVARLFKNQEDLLSEFGQFLPDANSSVLLSKTTAEKAESVRNDHGGTAKKLQLNNKQRPNQNGCQIRRHPAPGTTAPAKKKPKLLNLKDSSGPEASKQGIGTESLFFEKVRKALRSAEVYNNFLQCLVIFNQEVISRAELVQLVLPFLGKFPELFNWFKNFLGYREMSHVEAYPKERATEGIAMEIDYASCKRLGSSYRALPKSYQHPKCTGRTPLCKEVLNDTWVSFPSWSEDSTFVSSKKTQYEEHIYRCEDERFELDVVLETNLATIRLLETVQRKLSRMSAEEQAKFRLDNTLGGSSEVVHRKAIQRIYGDKAPDIVDGLKKNPAVSVPIVLKRLKTKDEEWREAQRGFNKIWREQNEKYYLKSLDHQGINFKQNDTKVLRSKSLLNEIESIYDERQEQASEENAGPPAGPQLTLAHEDSQILEDAAALIIHHVKRQTGIQKEDKYKIKQIIHHFIPDMLFSQRGELSDVEEEEEEELEEELEEDEETHPEGGASKKHNGVPGGGSPSKSKLLFSNTAAQKLRGCDDDAYNLFYVNNNWYIFLRLHQTLCSRLLRLYGQAERQIQEEVKERDWEREVLGLKKEKSDNPATQLRLKEPMDIEVEDYYSAFLEMVRNLLDGNMEASQYEDSLREMFTIHAYTAFTMDKLIQSIVRQLQHIVSDEICIQVTDLYLSESASGANGGTASTQSSRSPAEATYQRRAEQLMSDENCFKVMFSRSRSQVQLTVELLDTEEENSDEPMEAERWSDYVGRYLNPDSTTPELREHLAQKPVFLPRNLRRIRKYQKGCEQLDKEALEGGKKSLEKEKMECMFKLNSYKMVYVFKSEDYMYRRTALLRAHQSHERVSTRLHRRFQAWVDTWAQEHVTGDMAAETDKWLMGDAREGLLPCSTSRQPEVLHFVNINKYRVKYGPPGKAP